Proteins encoded within one genomic window of Halobacteroides halobius DSM 5150:
- the rimO gene encoding 30S ribosomal protein S12 methylthiotransferase RimO encodes MLQVGLLTLGCAKNQVDSEIMLGLIQKAGYQIIDEYKKADVLIVNTCGFISDAKEESVESILQLAHYKEEGNCKLLIATGCLAQGYNEELADEIPEIDAFLGTGDFDQIVEVIEESLEGAKKLKVSNPDFDYDRNLPKNNLTTGATAYVKIAEGCNNCCSYCVIPKLRGGLRSRSIENIVKEVKNLAKQGIKEVNIIAQDITQYGIDLYGEARLVDLLKELVKVAEIKWFRLLYAYPTRVSDELINLIATEDKICNYLDLPVQHADQEIREKMNRRGDKVAILDVVNRLRDRIPNIALRTSVIVGFPGETEDNFRNLLDFIEQAEFDRLGAFTYSQEEGTSAAQMSCQIPEPRKEERYKKVMQLQQRISQRHNQNLIGKEVKVLLEEVHSKEPRIMVGRSQREAPDVDGVIYVEDTEAKVGEMIKVKLTNGYEYDLTGVEVK; translated from the coding sequence ATGCTACAAGTTGGCTTATTAACATTAGGTTGTGCTAAAAATCAAGTTGATTCAGAAATCATGTTAGGTTTAATACAAAAGGCAGGATATCAGATTATAGATGAGTATAAAAAAGCTGATGTTTTAATTGTTAATACATGTGGTTTTATTTCAGATGCTAAAGAAGAATCAGTTGAAAGCATTTTACAGTTAGCTCATTATAAAGAAGAAGGAAATTGTAAGTTATTAATTGCAACTGGTTGTTTGGCCCAAGGTTATAATGAGGAGTTAGCAGATGAAATTCCTGAGATAGATGCTTTTTTAGGAACTGGAGATTTTGATCAGATTGTAGAGGTAATTGAAGAATCTTTAGAAGGAGCTAAAAAATTAAAGGTTAGCAATCCAGATTTTGATTATGATCGAAATTTACCTAAAAATAATTTAACTACAGGTGCTACTGCTTATGTTAAGATTGCAGAGGGCTGTAATAATTGTTGTTCTTATTGTGTGATACCTAAGTTAAGAGGAGGACTAAGAAGCCGTTCTATAGAAAATATAGTGAAGGAAGTAAAAAACTTAGCGAAGCAAGGAATTAAGGAAGTTAATATTATTGCTCAAGATATAACTCAGTATGGGATCGATCTATACGGAGAGGCAAGGTTAGTTGATTTATTAAAAGAGTTAGTAAAAGTCGCAGAAATCAAGTGGTTTAGATTATTATATGCTTATCCAACGCGTGTATCTGATGAGTTGATTAATTTAATAGCAACTGAGGATAAGATTTGTAATTATCTTGATTTACCAGTACAACATGCAGACCAAGAGATTAGAGAAAAGATGAATAGAAGAGGAGATAAAGTAGCAATATTAGATGTAGTTAATAGATTACGGGATAGAATACCTAATATTGCTTTAAGAACCTCTGTGATTGTAGGTTTTCCGGGTGAGACTGAAGATAATTTCAGAAATTTATTAGATTTTATTGAACAAGCAGAATTTGATCGGCTAGGTGCTTTCACTTATTCACAAGAAGAAGGGACTTCAGCAGCACAAATGTCTTGTCAAATTCCAGAACCAAGAAAAGAAGAACGCTATAAAAAAGTAATGCAGCTGCAACAAAGAATTTCTCAACGACACAATCAAAATTTGATTGGAAAAGAAGTCAAGGTGCTTTTAGAAGAAGTACATTCCAAAGAGCCTAGGATTATGGTAGGGAGAAGTCAAAGAGAAGCACCAGATGTTGATGGAGTAATTTATGTGGAGGATACTGAAGCAAAAGTAGGAGAAATGATTAAGGTTAAACTAACTAATGGGTATGAATATGACTTAACGGGAGTGGAAGTAAAATGA
- the pgsA gene encoding CDP-diacylglycerol--glycerol-3-phosphate 3-phosphatidyltransferase produces MTFNLPNKITLARIILIPIFMAFLLVDFGLGYEEYIALAIFIIAAATDGLDGYIARKRGLVTNFGKFVDPLADKLLISAALISFVDLDVISAWPVMIIIAREFAVTGLRVLAASEGIVIAASNLGKYKTNAQIFAIIALVLNLSFDLILLWIAVLLTIVSGADYLINSKEVIKGDNNE; encoded by the coding sequence ATGACTTTTAATTTACCAAATAAGATCACTTTAGCTAGGATTATATTAATTCCTATTTTTATGGCTTTTTTATTGGTTGATTTTGGGTTAGGTTATGAAGAATATATAGCTCTAGCAATTTTTATTATTGCGGCAGCAACTGATGGCTTAGATGGCTATATTGCACGTAAAAGAGGGTTGGTTACTAATTTTGGTAAGTTTGTTGATCCACTAGCAGATAAATTATTAATTTCTGCTGCGTTAATTTCTTTTGTTGATTTAGATGTTATTTCAGCTTGGCCAGTAATGATTATTATTGCTCGGGAATTTGCTGTTACTGGGTTAAGGGTTTTAGCAGCTTCCGAAGGGATTGTAATAGCTGCTAGTAATTTAGGAAAGTATAAAACCAATGCTCAGATTTTTGCTATTATTGCCTTGGTACTTAATTTATCATTTGATTTAATATTACTGTGGATTGCTGTACTTCTAACGATAGTATCGGGAGCTGATTATTTAATTAATTCTAAAGAAGTAATTAAGGGTGATAATAATGAATGA
- a CDS encoding LysM peptidoglycan-binding domain-containing protein: protein MNKSKLVIIIILLSCLFTFNSTMLANNLLPFQNYKLAVKSFEAKNLEKTKQYLDQIILNDLTYSNYLAKAIYLKTIILAAEIERNMELKKVFKIGRSNIALSAQQQRAKFENKLNNYQLAADRKVDTLVGLANYLVSNLPPVEMNLNYSYNVGNYDAARLSQIKSGTMPKQSSLKKSEEDLLAKKINHYLKMTLGVRGFNNVSTIRADKGDSLYSISKDYQLPFYLVLSVNNQLKNPSEIYPGQKIYLPQTSSTYINYPAYFYYLSELCYQVNPKRREAVMRLVVKAYHLTNKEEPIDKQAQRLADEVNLDQYKNKFQKQSRLIKKQNKKLELLKEKYNQLLYQLQKIKSNFKETKQEDKSNNDHEFDLNNSKTNKNYDVSDDPLTYE, encoded by the coding sequence ATGAATAAGTCAAAATTAGTTATTATAATAATTTTACTAAGTTGTTTATTTACCTTTAATTCTACTATGTTAGCTAATAATTTATTGCCTTTTCAAAATTATAAATTAGCTGTTAAGTCTTTTGAAGCAAAGAATTTAGAGAAAACAAAGCAGTATTTAGATCAAATTATTTTAAATGATTTAACTTACTCAAATTATTTAGCCAAAGCAATCTATCTAAAGACGATTATATTGGCTGCTGAAATAGAAAGAAATATGGAACTAAAGAAAGTTTTTAAAATCGGCAGGAGTAATATAGCTCTTTCTGCTCAACAACAAAGGGCCAAGTTTGAGAATAAGTTAAATAATTATCAATTAGCAGCTGATCGAAAAGTCGATACCTTAGTAGGTTTGGCTAATTATTTAGTATCTAATCTACCACCGGTGGAGATGAATTTAAATTACTCATATAATGTAGGAAATTATGATGCAGCACGACTCTCTCAGATTAAATCAGGAACCATGCCTAAACAAAGTAGCTTAAAAAAATCAGAAGAAGATTTATTGGCTAAAAAGATTAATCATTATTTAAAGATGACTTTAGGAGTAAGAGGATTTAATAATGTTTCTACTATTAGAGCTGATAAAGGAGATAGTTTATATAGTATATCTAAAGATTATCAATTGCCATTTTATCTAGTTTTAAGTGTGAATAATCAGTTGAAAAATCCTAGTGAAATTTATCCGGGGCAAAAGATATATCTTCCTCAAACTAGTAGTACTTATATTAATTATCCAGCTTATTTTTATTATTTATCAGAGCTTTGCTATCAAGTCAATCCTAAACGAAGAGAAGCTGTTATGAGATTAGTAGTCAAAGCTTATCATTTAACTAATAAAGAGGAACCAATTGATAAACAAGCTCAGCGATTAGCTGACGAAGTTAATTTAGATCAATATAAAAATAAATTTCAGAAGCAATCTAGATTAATTAAAAAGCAAAATAAAAAACTTGAATTACTAAAAGAGAAATATAATCAATTATTATATCAATTACAAAAAATCAAATCTAATTTTAAAGAAACAAAACAAGAAGATAAATCAAATAATGATCATGAATTTGATCTTAATAATAGTAAAACTAATAAAAATTATGATGTAAGTGATGACCCACTGACTTATGAATAA
- a CDS encoding DUF2103 domain-containing protein produces the protein MAKDNKYRSDKIKQEHTIIEDVLPLLKKLSKLSIIKSIIPGRINRRGGSGMPAHLKLKYDTPSGIKILAKNSSSVQEVFVVTDDSEQAIKLMKQKKLVK, from the coding sequence ATGGCTAAAGATAATAAGTATAGAAGTGATAAGATCAAACAAGAGCACACTATTATTGAAGATGTGTTGCCTTTATTAAAGAAATTATCGAAACTATCTATTATAAAGAGTATTATTCCCGGGAGAATTAATCGGCGAGGTGGCAGTGGTATGCCAGCTCATTTAAAACTTAAGTATGATACACCAAGTGGAATTAAGATTTTAGCTAAAAATAGTTCTTCTGTGCAGGAAGTTTTTGTAGTAACAGATGATTCTGAGCAAGCCATTAAATTAATGAAACAGAAAAAACTAGTTAAATAA
- a CDS encoding AAA family ATPase yields MVKELGLGVGLAVVIFLAAQGINLLPVLLLGGIGYYLFNVIDKKSLGKKLSIGSGDKSMIPEVDFSDIGGQDAAKQELLEALNFVKSKQQIKDLGIRPLKGLLLSGPPGTGKTLMAKAAANYIDSVFISTSGSEFIEMYAGVGAKRVRKLFKEAREKAKKSDKNNAIIFIDEIDVLGSKRGQNSSHMEYDQTLNQLLTELDGISVDDQVNVLVIGATNRIDILDKALLRPGRFDRVVKVDLPDKEGREHILKIHTRNKPLATEVDLTQLAKETFRFSGAQLENLTNEAAIMALREEADQISSEHFREAIDKVMMGEKLNRKPKEEELHRIACHETGHALIGELVNPKSVSNITITSRGKALGYVRHNPQDDYYLQTIDYLQDQIAVLIAGSIVEEELLGSRSTGANNDFKKANQLAEKIVFSGMSKLGVVSKNNLPKSKLHETVSEIIEYQEERVTEKIKANKEFISAIAEELLETESITGDEFRTRLEMNKTKEVA; encoded by the coding sequence ATGGTTAAAGAATTAGGGTTGGGTGTTGGATTAGCAGTGGTTATATTCTTAGCTGCCCAAGGAATTAATTTACTTCCAGTTCTATTGTTGGGTGGAATCGGATATTATTTATTTAATGTGATAGATAAGAAGAGTTTAGGAAAAAAATTATCAATTGGTAGTGGGGATAAGTCTATGATTCCTGAGGTTGATTTTTCGGATATTGGTGGACAAGATGCAGCTAAGCAAGAATTATTAGAAGCATTAAATTTTGTAAAGAGTAAACAACAGATTAAAGATCTAGGAATTAGACCTCTTAAAGGATTATTATTAAGTGGTCCTCCTGGAACGGGAAAGACTTTAATGGCAAAAGCAGCAGCAAATTATATTGATTCTGTATTTATTTCTACTTCTGGTAGTGAGTTTATTGAGATGTATGCAGGAGTAGGGGCTAAGAGAGTTAGAAAATTATTTAAAGAAGCTAGAGAAAAAGCTAAAAAATCAGATAAGAATAATGCTATTATTTTTATTGATGAAATAGATGTATTAGGAAGTAAACGGGGCCAAAATAGTAGTCATATGGAGTATGATCAAACTTTAAACCAACTTTTAACTGAATTAGATGGTATTTCTGTTGATGATCAAGTCAATGTATTAGTAATTGGAGCTACAAATAGAATAGATATCTTAGATAAAGCACTATTAAGGCCAGGTAGATTTGATCGGGTTGTTAAGGTTGATCTACCAGATAAAGAAGGAAGAGAGCATATTTTAAAGATTCATACAAGAAATAAACCATTAGCAACTGAAGTTGATTTAACGCAACTTGCTAAGGAGACATTCAGATTTTCTGGAGCTCAATTAGAGAACTTAACTAATGAAGCTGCTATTATGGCTTTACGTGAAGAAGCTGATCAGATTAGTAGTGAGCACTTTAGAGAAGCTATTGATAAGGTAATGATGGGTGAAAAATTAAATCGGAAACCTAAAGAAGAAGAACTACACCGTATTGCTTGTCATGAAACGGGTCATGCTTTAATTGGGGAGTTAGTAAATCCTAAATCTGTATCTAATATTACTATTACTTCTCGAGGAAAGGCTTTAGGTTATGTCCGTCATAATCCTCAAGATGATTATTATTTACAGACTATTGATTATTTACAAGATCAAATTGCTGTTTTAATTGCTGGTTCTATAGTAGAAGAAGAACTACTAGGTAGTCGGAGTACTGGGGCCAATAATGACTTTAAGAAGGCTAATCAACTAGCTGAAAAAATTGTTTTCTCTGGAATGTCCAAGTTAGGAGTAGTAAGTAAAAATAACTTACCAAAATCCAAACTACATGAGACGGTTTCAGAGATCATTGAATACCAGGAAGAAAGAGTTACAGAAAAAATTAAAGCTAATAAAGAATTTATTAGTGCGATAGCAGAAGAATTGTTAGAAACAGAAAGTATTACAGGAGATGAATTTAGAACAAGGTTAGAGATGAATAAAACTAAAGAGGTGGCCTAA
- a CDS encoding GNAT family N-acetyltransferase → MECEIKKAGTEDCKLVFNLTKQAFQDYLGPAFSSLVPALQESIGDVAEEIKKKEVLIAYLDGKAAGSVRFSLLTESQYCLSRLGVLDEYQGQQVGKELIKAVEKRVIEKGGQEIILYSAYRKKELINFYQSLGYQIVKIRNDNDYMRAKLKKQLNYKSQKVEVIT, encoded by the coding sequence ATGGAGTGTGAAATTAAAAAAGCAGGGACTGAGGATTGTAAGCTAGTATTTAATTTAACTAAGCAGGCTTTTCAAGATTACCTTGGCCCTGCTTTTTCTTCTTTAGTACCTGCTTTACAAGAGAGTATAGGAGATGTAGCAGAGGAGATTAAGAAAAAGGAAGTATTAATTGCTTATCTAGATGGAAAAGCCGCTGGTTCAGTTCGTTTTTCTCTTTTAACTGAGAGTCAGTATTGTTTAAGCCGATTAGGAGTTTTAGATGAATATCAGGGCCAACAGGTAGGAAAAGAGTTAATTAAAGCAGTTGAAAAAAGAGTAATAGAAAAGGGTGGGCAAGAAATAATACTTTATTCAGCTTATAGAAAGAAAGAACTAATTAATTTTTACCAAAGTTTAGGTTATCAAATAGTTAAAATTAGAAATGATAATGATTATATGAGGGCCAAATTAAAAAAACAATTAAATTATAAATCGCAAAAGGTTGAGGTGATAACATGA
- the ltrA gene encoding group II intron reverse transcriptase/maturase, which translates to MSSLYSIKDLVTKKRHLHCAAQKVLNNGGCGGIDGVEVEEFRENYTKNMSALYRQLTEDRYEPQPVLRTYISKGNGEQRPLGIPVIKDRIAQQAVKQILEIHFEEIFCDCSYGFRPNRSTEDAIKKVEEYKEQGYNWVLDADVKSYFDTIDHEILMELIAEEVSDGWVLDIIRSWLTIGVMTEQGREETTEGTPQGGVISPLLANIYLHHFDKKMRCRGYKIVRFADDFIIMAKSKAKAERALEVTRQIIENELNLRLHPRKTVITNFNDGFKFLEFKFYNCDYKKPKESSIKSFKDKVRKKTKRNRSIGVAVMIDELNLIIRGWGNSFLLGNVKGLYKRLDGWIRMRLRCFIEGKKAKGQNYRLPNKILRDLGLESLLTDVL; encoded by the coding sequence ATTAGTTCGCTATATAGTATAAAAGATTTAGTGACTAAGAAAAGACATTTACATTGTGCAGCTCAGAAAGTTTTGAATAATGGTGGTTGTGGAGGGATTGACGGTGTAGAAGTTGAAGAATTTAGAGAAAATTACACTAAGAATATGAGTGCTTTATATCGCCAGTTAACAGAAGATAGATATGAGCCACAACCAGTTCTAAGAACGTATATCTCAAAAGGAAATGGAGAACAAAGACCACTAGGTATTCCAGTAATTAAAGACCGAATTGCCCAACAAGCAGTGAAACAGATTCTAGAGATACACTTTGAAGAAATATTCTGCGACTGTTCTTATGGTTTTAGACCTAATAGGTCAACCGAAGATGCAATTAAGAAAGTAGAAGAATATAAAGAACAAGGTTATAATTGGGTATTAGACGCAGATGTCAAATCTTACTTTGATACAATAGATCATGAAATTTTAATGGAGCTGATAGCAGAGGAAGTAAGTGATGGTTGGGTATTAGATATTATTAGGTCGTGGCTTACTATAGGTGTCATGACTGAGCAAGGAAGAGAAGAAACAACGGAGGGAACTCCACAAGGAGGCGTAATTTCTCCACTTTTAGCAAATATCTACCTACATCATTTTGATAAGAAAATGAGGTGTCGAGGATATAAGATAGTTAGATTTGCCGATGACTTTATAATTATGGCTAAGAGTAAAGCTAAAGCAGAACGTGCTTTGGAAGTAACTCGCCAGATTATAGAAAATGAATTAAACTTAAGACTACATCCTCGGAAAACAGTAATTACGAATTTTAATGATGGATTTAAATTTCTAGAATTTAAATTTTATAATTGTGATTACAAAAAGCCAAAAGAGAGCTCTATTAAAAGTTTCAAGGACAAAGTAAGAAAGAAAACTAAAAGGAATAGGTCAATAGGAGTAGCTGTAATGATTGATGAGCTTAATTTAATTATTAGAGGTTGGGGTAATAGTTTTCTACTAGGAAATGTTAAAGGACTATATAAAAGGTTAGATGGTTGGATAAGAATGAGATTACGTTGTTTTATAGAAGGAAAGAAGGCGAAAGGGCAGAATTATCGCCTTCCTAATAAAATATTAAGAGATTTAGGACTAGAATCACTGCTTACCGATGTGCTTTAG
- a CDS encoding phosphatidylglycerophosphatase A family protein gives MNDKWTKLLATGFNSGLSPIAPGTVGTIAGAVLLALVIKIGLVPEVGFPLVFILLLPGIYIADQAEDIYGEKDAPQIVIDEIVGFVIAMYGLQISMLIPAFILFRIFDILKPVPLNKLQEFKGGLGIMLDDIAAGIVANLLLRIIIYFV, from the coding sequence ATGAATGATAAATGGACTAAATTATTAGCGACTGGTTTTAATAGTGGTTTAAGTCCAATTGCACCTGGAACAGTAGGAACTATAGCTGGGGCAGTTTTGTTAGCTTTAGTGATAAAGATTGGTTTAGTACCAGAAGTTGGTTTTCCTTTAGTCTTTATTTTATTACTACCAGGAATTTATATTGCTGATCAGGCTGAGGATATCTATGGTGAGAAGGATGCTCCACAAATTGTTATTGATGAAATTGTAGGGTTCGTGATTGCTATGTATGGTTTGCAGATTAGTATGTTAATTCCAGCTTTTATTTTATTTAGGATATTTGATATTTTAAAACCTGTTCCCTTAAATAAGTTGCAAGAGTTTAAAGGTGGATTAGGTATTATGTTAGATGATATTGCAGCTGGAATTGTAGCCAATTTATTATTAAGAATAATTATTTATTTTGTTTAG
- the argH gene encoding argininosuccinate lyase, with amino-acid sequence MKMWDGRFKVATDKLLEEFNASIGFDYKLAKYDIQGSIAHAKMLAKCNIITKQDKEKIIAGLKEILAEVENDEFEFKVELEDIHMNIEHYLTEKIGPVGGKLHTARSRNDQVALDVRLYLKDQIEQIQNLIKQFQDVLLDLAKKNIDLIMPGYTHLQRAQPIRASHHLLAYQQKLKRDYQRLDDCYQRVDILPLGSGALAGTKFDIDRDFVAQELGFSQISQNTLDAVSERDFVIEFLSTASTIMMHLSRFSEELILWSSSEFQFIAIADAFCTGSSIMPQKKNPDIPELVRGKTGRVYGNLIQLLTTMKGLPLAYNKDMQEDKEGLFDTVDTLKVSLEVMSRMLANTKFNRDKMIEATEKGFVNATDVADYLVEEDIPFRQAHEIVGELVFYCLEKDKKLSDLSLEEWGQFSEVFNEDIYQVIDIKNCVDNRNVVGGPAKDEVLRVIKREQKLLNN; translated from the coding sequence ATGAAGATGTGGGATGGTCGATTTAAAGTAGCAACTGATAAATTATTAGAAGAATTTAATGCATCAATCGGTTTTGATTATAAATTAGCTAAATATGATATTCAAGGTAGTATTGCTCATGCTAAGATGTTAGCTAAATGTAATATTATTACTAAGCAAGACAAAGAGAAAATCATAGCAGGATTAAAAGAAATTTTAGCAGAAGTAGAAAATGATGAGTTTGAGTTTAAGGTTGAGCTTGAAGATATTCATATGAATATAGAACATTACTTAACCGAAAAGATTGGCCCGGTAGGAGGTAAGTTACATACAGCAAGAAGTAGAAATGATCAAGTTGCCTTAGATGTTAGATTATATTTAAAAGATCAAATAGAGCAGATACAAAATTTAATTAAGCAATTTCAAGATGTTTTACTAGATTTAGCAAAAAAGAATATAGATTTAATTATGCCTGGTTATACACATTTACAACGTGCTCAACCAATTAGAGCTAGTCATCATCTACTAGCTTATCAACAGAAGCTAAAGCGGGATTATCAGCGACTAGATGATTGTTATCAACGGGTTGATATCTTACCATTAGGTTCAGGTGCCTTAGCAGGAACTAAATTCGATATTGATAGGGATTTTGTAGCACAAGAGTTAGGTTTTTCCCAAATTAGCCAAAATACTCTAGATGCAGTCAGTGAACGAGATTTTGTAATTGAGTTTTTATCTACAGCCTCTACAATTATGATGCATTTAAGTCGCTTTAGTGAAGAACTTATTTTGTGGTCTTCATCAGAATTTCAATTTATTGCAATAGCTGATGCTTTCTGTACCGGAAGTAGTATCATGCCCCAAAAGAAAAATCCAGATATTCCTGAATTGGTAAGAGGTAAGACAGGTCGAGTTTATGGAAATCTAATTCAGCTATTAACTACTATGAAAGGCTTACCTCTAGCTTATAATAAGGATATGCAAGAGGATAAAGAAGGTTTATTTGATACTGTAGATACTCTAAAGGTTAGTTTAGAGGTTATGAGTAGAATGTTAGCTAATACTAAGTTTAATCGAGATAAAATGATAGAGGCAACTGAGAAAGGTTTTGTCAACGCAACTGATGTAGCAGATTATTTAGTTGAAGAAGATATTCCTTTCCGTCAGGCTCATGAAATAGTAGGAGAGTTAGTATTTTATTGTTTAGAGAAAGATAAAAAGTTATCAGATTTAAGCTTAGAAGAGTGGGGCCAATTCTCTGAAGTTTTTAATGAAGATATCTACCAGGTAATAGATATAAAAAACTGTGTTGATAACCGTAATGTAGTTGGTGGACCAGCAAAGGATGAGGTATTACGAGTAATTAAAAGAGAGCAGAAATTACTTAATAATTAA
- a CDS encoding Gfo/Idh/MocA family protein: MKIGVIGLGDIAQKAYLPVIGDKGDIELVFATRNQEKLNYLANKYSIKETARSVEELISKNVKAVFVHAATVVHKKIVKELLLNDIHVYVDKPITNSYQQSKELVNLAQKRGLKLLVGFNRRRAPMYQKLKKVNGPTIINFQKNRFNNPRQVREVIFDDFIHVVDTLRFLADNQVKEFAVEAVVDDGLLYQVMLTLTGVDFKAIGIMNRDSGINEELAEVIGSKQKLIVKGMTELIKYQNGEEKRSKVPSWDSTLYNRGFVQLIDEFLEIVKEGQDTTQLAKDALATHELCENIVQEIKN; this comes from the coding sequence ATGAAGATTGGTGTTATAGGATTAGGTGATATTGCTCAAAAGGCTTATTTGCCAGTAATAGGAGATAAGGGAGATATTGAACTAGTCTTTGCTACTCGAAATCAAGAGAAACTTAATTATTTAGCTAATAAATATAGTATAAAAGAAACAGCTAGGAGTGTAGAAGAATTAATCTCTAAAAATGTTAAGGCAGTCTTTGTTCATGCAGCTACAGTAGTTCATAAAAAGATTGTTAAAGAATTATTACTAAATGATATTCATGTATATGTTGATAAGCCAATTACTAATTCTTATCAACAATCTAAAGAATTAGTTAATTTGGCCCAAAAAAGAGGCTTAAAGTTATTAGTAGGATTTAATCGGAGAAGAGCACCAATGTATCAGAAACTAAAGAAAGTTAACGGGCCAACTATTATTAACTTTCAAAAGAATCGCTTTAATAATCCTCGACAGGTAAGAGAAGTAATTTTTGATGATTTCATTCATGTGGTGGATACACTAAGATTTCTAGCTGATAATCAAGTTAAAGAATTTGCTGTTGAGGCTGTTGTAGATGACGGCCTATTATACCAAGTAATGTTAACTCTTACAGGAGTAGATTTTAAAGCTATCGGAATTATGAACCGTGACAGTGGCATTAATGAAGAATTGGCTGAAGTAATAGGTAGTAAACAGAAGTTGATAGTTAAAGGGATGACAGAATTAATTAAATATCAAAATGGAGAAGAAAAAAGAAGTAAAGTACCTTCATGGGATTCAACTTTGTATAACCGAGGATTTGTGCAATTAATCGATGAATTTTTGGAGATAGTTAAAGAGGGCCAAGACACAACTCAGTTAGCTAAAGATGCTTTAGCAACTCATGAATTATGTGAAAATATTGTACAGGAAATTAAAAATTAA
- a CDS encoding argininosuccinate synthase, protein MKDNINKVVMAYSGGLDTSVAIKWLQDKYDVEVVTYSADVGQNEPLAPVKKKALETGAVEAYVADLKEEFLTEYAFKGLKAGAIYEDKYPLTTAYSRPLIAKKMIEVAKKEGADAVAHGCTGKGNDQVRFDVSFQALSPGIEIVAPLREWEFGSRTEQIDYAQEKGIPVGATKESPYSIDRNMLGVSIECGVLEDPACEPPAEAYQITTAPEQAPDKAEYVEVGFKNGDPVTLNGVELDPVSLVNQLNEKATKHGVGRIDMVENRLVGIKSREIYEVPAYTVLLKAHSGLEDLVLDRETAHYKQSVADKYAELVYYGQWFSPLKEALDAFVKQTQQYVNGTVKVKLYKGSCTVVGRESDNSLYQENLATYEKSDTFSHEAAEGFIELFGLPLKVNGKVHNN, encoded by the coding sequence ATGAAAGATAACATTAATAAGGTCGTTATGGCTTATTCGGGTGGCCTAGATACTTCAGTAGCAATTAAATGGTTACAAGATAAATATGACGTAGAGGTTGTGACTTATTCGGCTGACGTAGGACAGAATGAACCATTAGCACCAGTTAAGAAGAAGGCATTAGAGACAGGAGCAGTTGAGGCTTATGTTGCTGATTTAAAAGAGGAGTTTTTAACTGAGTATGCTTTTAAAGGATTAAAAGCAGGAGCAATTTATGAAGATAAATATCCACTCACTACAGCTTATTCTCGACCATTAATCGCCAAAAAGATGATTGAAGTCGCTAAAAAAGAAGGAGCAGATGCAGTAGCTCACGGATGTACTGGCAAGGGAAATGACCAAGTTAGATTTGATGTATCGTTTCAGGCTTTAAGTCCTGGGATTGAGATTGTGGCTCCTTTAAGAGAGTGGGAGTTTGGTTCTCGAACAGAGCAGATTGATTATGCCCAAGAAAAGGGAATTCCAGTAGGAGCTACTAAAGAAAGCCCTTATAGTATAGATAGAAATATGTTAGGAGTTAGTATTGAATGTGGTGTGTTAGAAGACCCAGCTTGTGAACCACCAGCAGAAGCATACCAAATTACTACTGCCCCAGAACAAGCGCCAGATAAGGCAGAATATGTAGAGGTTGGATTTAAAAATGGTGATCCAGTTACTTTAAATGGAGTAGAATTAGATCCAGTTAGTTTAGTTAATCAACTAAATGAAAAAGCAACTAAGCATGGCGTAGGTAGAATTGATATGGTAGAGAATAGATTAGTAGGGATTAAATCACGTGAAATTTATGAAGTTCCAGCTTATACAGTATTATTAAAGGCTCACAGTGGATTAGAAGATTTAGTATTAGATAGAGAAACAGCTCATTATAAACAATCAGTAGCTGATAAGTATGCAGAGTTAGTTTATTATGGACAGTGGTTCTCACCACTTAAAGAGGCTTTAGATGCTTTTGTTAAGCAGACGCAACAGTATGTTAATGGAACTGTTAAGGTTAAATTATATAAAGGAAGTTGTACGGTAGTAGGTAGAGAATCGGATAATTCATTATATCAAGAAAATCTAGCAACTTATGAAAAGTCAGATACATTCAGTCATGAGGCAGCAGAAGGATTTATTGAATTATTTGGTTTACCACTTAAAGTTAATGGTAAAGTGCATAATAATTAA